In Deferribacterota bacterium, the genomic window AAAATTATTATAAAAAATTGCTAATTAAATTAATTCTACATTTACCAATAAGTAACTATGGTTTGAACGAGTTGTTTGCCTTACATTAGTATTAATAAAAAATAATGATCTTCTTTTTATAGCTTGTTAATAACCAATACCTGCAATATAATATAATGGAAAATCAACCATTTCCTTGATGCCAAAATATTCTTTTATAAAATCATCATTTAATTCATCTAATGAATATATAACTATATTAGCTAAATCTTTTGCCTCAGCAGGAAGTTCCCTTTCAATTGATACAGCAACAATAAAACCAGCATTAGCATTTTTAGCTGCTTGCATACCAGCTACTGCATCCTCAATAACGCAACACTCAGTTGGATCAAGATTAAGTTTTTTTGCGCCTAATATATATAAATCTGGTGCTGGTTTAGTCTTAACCTTACCATCAAAATATGCAATCTTATTCCAATTAAACCATTTATTAAGATTTAAATGTTCAAAATAAAATCTCATATCAGCTTCACTGGCAGAACTTGCAATGGTAAATGGTATATTATAAAATTCTAGTCTCTCAAATAATTCAATAGCACCTGGTGTTAGTTTAAACAATTCTTTATTAGATAAGCAAAGTTCTCTATACATTTCTTCTTTCAGATTCATAATATTTTGAATATCTCCATCTTTAATATTGCTATCAATTAATAATTTTATAAGATCTGTTGTGCCTCTACCATGTATTACGTTTCTCAAATATTTAATATTATAATCTATTCCTTTTATTTTATAGCTTAATTTTTTCCATGTCATTTCTTGTAGTTCACTATCCGGTAACAATACCCCATTAAAATCAAATAGAACTCCCTTTAGTTTAATATCTTCATCTTTAAGAATATCCATTATTGCCTCCTTTTTATTTTATATTCTTTGTGAGACAATAAGAGTTTTTGTTTTATTTGCAATACATTATTTCTAATTTTTCTACATTTTTACATATTTAACTTTTAGATTAATTAACGATGATTAAGATTAATTAACGCTAATATTGCATATAGTTATATTTACATATAGGTTATATTACAAAATTATCTTTATTGATGAATATAAATATGCCACCCTAAATATTTGTTAAGTGCCTCATTTATTGCTTCTGACACATGTCCCATATTTATTGCTACATGGTGCTCAAAACCATTTTCACATATAAAGTGCATCAATTTTTGTAAATCATTAATCTTATAGACCCCAAAGCCACCAAAGGTTTCTAATGAATCATTAGTAAATTCACCATTTCCTACATAGCCTTTTATGCAACCATTAATATCATCGGTTGTTAATCTAAAAAATGTTGATTTACAAGATTTTATTCTGCCCTCCACTGTTCCATATGTATTATCTTTGCCAACCGTTCCTGCTATAATTTGTTGATATTTCATCTCAGGACTTTCTAAAAATGACTTAGCAATATTGCTACAATGGAATAATACACATTTGTTTTTGTCAGAACTGTAATTATTATTCCAATCCATTATTGCTGATGGTTTATTTGTTGCAAGTTGCAAAATATACATAGACAAAGCACCTGTTACATCAACTTCACAGGCAGCTGGTAATAACGAATTACTTAGCATACTCATTATCGTACAAGGGACAATACCATAATTTTCCTCTAAAGATGTCCAACATTGTATAGCAACAGCATTTACTTCATTATCTTTAGCCCATTTATCAATAACAACACCAAACTTAGCCATTCTAATTAACTTATCGTTATCTACACTACATCTATCAAAATAATTTCTAATATTAGCTACCTTTTCAGTTACTTTTTCATCATTATCTTTCAATCTCATTGCATTATGTAAAATTTCAGATAAATCAACAGTTTCAACTGCTATATTGTATCGTTCAAGTATTTTCTCAGAATACCTAACTGTGTTAAATGCAGATGGGCGAGCACCAATTGCACCTAATCTTACATATTTTAATCCTTTTACAATTTTGCAAATCTTTGAAAATTTATCTAATTCTTCAATAAATTCTTGAGATAATACACTTACAGTGTGATCTTCTGTTAATGTAAAGGGAATTTTCGCCTGTCTTAGATTATTGCAATCACTGATTTTACCACAAAAAGAATCTCTTCTAAATTCAATACCCATTTTAACAGGATCATCAGGCTCAGCATGTATTAATATAGGAACATCTAGTTTTGATAACCTTATAGCTTCTAAAATCCCTTTTTCTTCACCAAAGTTTGGATGACTTACAATAATACCATCAATTTTTTCCTTATTTCTTTTAAAAAGTTCAGCACACTTTTTAGCATCACTAAATGTTTCAACTGATCCATACTTACTGTCTTCTTCAGACAAGACAATAGATTCATAACCATTTTTATCTAATACATCTATCAAATTCTTTCTTCCATCTCTTGCCAACTCGGCTGGAAAGAAACCCCTGTTTGCTACTATAAGACCAAATACACCTTTACTCATAAATATCCTCCTTTCTCTTCTGTTTTATACCCCCATGCATCTAATCCTCCTATTTATTTTATTTCCAAAAATAAGCATAAAACCAAACTATAAATGCTAGGATTATGACAGTATGTATCACATCCCATTTATTCCAAGTACTCCTTATTTCTTTTCTATCCTCTTTTGTTATTGTATATATTGTTAAATTAGCTACCTTTTCATCAGATGGTTTGCTAGTAAGATAACTAATCCCTAGAATCAGAATTATACATAATATGAAAAGATATATGCAGTAGTGTAACCAGTTATGTGAAAGAAATATATTATATAATAAAGTATCTTCGGGAATACCAATAACATTTAAGAATAATCTAAATAACCCCAAAACCATACCAGCTAATAAACCATAAAAAGCTCCATGGCTATTT contains:
- a CDS encoding HAD family phosphatase, giving the protein MDILKDEDIKLKGVLFDFNGVLLPDSELQEMTWKKLSYKIKGIDYNIKYLRNVIHGRGTTDLIKLLIDSNIKDGDIQNIMNLKEEMYRELCLSNKELFKLTPGAIELFERLEFYNIPFTIASSASEADMRFYFEHLNLNKWFNWNKIAYFDGKVKTKPAPDLYILGAKKLNLDPTECCVIEDAVAGMQAAKNANAGFIVAVSIERELPAEAKDLANIVIYSLDELNDDFIKEYFGIKEMVDFPLYYIAGIGY
- a CDS encoding L-fucose/L-arabinose isomerase family protein: MSKGVFGLIVANRGFFPAELARDGRKNLIDVLDKNGYESIVLSEEDSKYGSVETFSDAKKCAELFKRNKEKIDGIIVSHPNFGEEKGILEAIRLSKLDVPILIHAEPDDPVKMGIEFRRDSFCGKISDCNNLRQAKIPFTLTEDHTVSVLSQEFIEELDKFSKICKIVKGLKYVRLGAIGARPSAFNTVRYSEKILERYNIAVETVDLSEILHNAMRLKDNDEKVTEKVANIRNYFDRCSVDNDKLIRMAKFGVVIDKWAKDNEVNAVAIQCWTSLEENYGIVPCTIMSMLSNSLLPAACEVDVTGALSMYILQLATNKPSAIMDWNNNYSSDKNKCVLFHCSNIAKSFLESPEMKYQQIIAGTVGKDNTYGTVEGRIKSCKSTFFRLTTDDINGCIKGYVGNGEFTNDSLETFGGFGVYKINDLQKLMHFICENGFEHHVAINMGHVSEAINEALNKYLGWHIYIHQ